One segment of candidate division WOR-3 bacterium DNA contains the following:
- a CDS encoding undecaprenyl-diphosphate phosphatase produces the protein MGWLEGAILGMVQGITEILPISSDGHLAVLQYIWQLPESSRLNLTAALHLGTALAILLFLIGRLKKIGKGIFAPDPSARSRNLQLVFFVILASIPAVIAGILLENKVERVFENIYLVGTFFLVNGTFVFLTRFPGKQKGKIDLKTALLIGLIQVAAIMPAISRSGMTIGLGLILGLTSEEAFDFSFLLALPITLGAAVYELIKVDFSILPSGPVILGIIVATCTGFLMMILLKKLVLSRGFYWFGVYCWVAGLAVLIFLR, from the coding sequence ATGGGTTGGTTGGAAGGGGCAATTCTTGGTATGGTTCAGGGAATAACCGAGATTCTTCCAATTTCCAGTGATGGGCATCTGGCGGTTTTGCAATACATTTGGCAACTTCCAGAATCCTCAAGATTAAACCTCACCGCCGCTTTACATTTAGGAACGGCACTGGCGATTTTATTATTTTTAATAGGACGATTAAAGAAAATCGGCAAGGGAATTTTTGCCCCTGACCCTTCAGCCCGTTCAAGAAACCTCCAGCTGGTTTTCTTTGTTATTTTAGCATCGATTCCTGCAGTTATCGCCGGCATATTACTTGAGAATAAAGTAGAAAGGGTTTTTGAAAACATTTATCTCGTCGGAACCTTTTTTCTTGTCAATGGCACCTTTGTTTTTCTTACCAGATTCCCCGGGAAACAAAAGGGGAAGATAGACCTTAAAACTGCTCTTCTGATTGGGCTGATACAGGTAGCGGCGATTATGCCAGCAATCTCTCGTTCGGGAATGACAATTGGTTTAGGGTTGATACTTGGATTAACAAGTGAGGAGGCGTTTGACTTCTCATTTCTTTTAGCTTTACCGATAACATTAGGAGCGGCGGTTTATGAATTAATCAAAGTGGATTTCTCCATTCTACCGTCCGGTCCGGTAATATTGGGTATTATTGTTGCTACCTGTACGGGATTTTTGATGATGATATTGTTAAAGAAGT